The Desulfovibrio sp. G11 region GTCACCAAACTAACTCATGCGGAGTCCGGCCAATGGCAAAGCTCTTTGGCAGTGGTGCCTTTGCCCAAGGCTGATCCCCAGGGCATGGGGTCTGCAATAACCTATTGCAGGAGGTACGCTCTGACCGCCATGCTGGGCATGGTCACGGAAGATGACGATGGCGAGGGTGCTAAAAATGGCAGAAAATCGGCCTCGCGCTCCAAACTGCCTGTAAACAGTCCGGAGACGCGAAAGGCGGCTCCGCGTAATGCCAACACCGAAAATACTTCTTCAACCCCCTCAAATCGTCCGTCAGCCAACCTTGAAAGCCTTCCACGGCTGGAAGGCATTACCTACCAGCAGGTGACGGCTCAGGATGGGCGACCTTGCATCATCGCCACCGGCAACACGCAGGCCAAGAAGGAACTGCTCACAGGTGCGGGCTTTCGCTGGAATGCACAACGCAAGCTGTGGTGGAAATATGTTGACGCCGCATAGCAAAAACAAAAAGACCGAGTGAGAGGGCTGCCTTATGGCGGCCCTTTCGCTTTTATGGAGACAGGATCATGGAAGTGACAGACCGCACGGAAGGTTTGCGGGCATTAATTCGTCA contains the following coding sequences:
- a CDS encoding ERF family protein, whose product is MTPYQSENITELAKALLNVQRIVRPIAKDAENPFTKSWYASLNSVMDACRDALIENGIWLCQYPVPVEQPNSLGLVTKLTHAESGQWQSSLAVVPLPKADPQGMGSAITYCRRYALTAMLGMVTEDDDGEGAKNGRKSASRSKLPVNSPETRKAAPRNANTENTSSTPSNRPSANLESLPRLEGITYQQVTAQDGRPCIIATGNTQAKKELLTGAGFRWNAQRKLWWKYVDAA